A genome region from Aurantiacibacter sp. MUD61 includes the following:
- a CDS encoding amidohydrolase family protein, which produces MNALVKTFAAAATAALLSTTALAQDIAVRGEQVWTMGPQGVITDGVVVIEDGRITAVGPASDVAIPQGMEVLTAPIVTPGLVDAHSTVGLTGYLNQSDDQDQLDDSAPVQPHLRAIDAYNPHDRLVQWARELGITTVHTGHGPGALISGQTMIVKTTGNTVEAALVEDGTMIVGNLGTWALNRNGGAPGTRARQMAMLRQALLAAQGGADPEEDHLGPGERDEDNPGRRNLEEEAFRSVLRGETPLLITAHRQQDIQTALRLADEFDIEVIIDGAADAHLMLDELREWGGMVILHPTMARNEGELENAAFTTAAVLAEAGIPFALQSGYEAYVPKTRVVLWEAGFAVANGLSPEDGLASITIDAARIIGADDRVGSLEVGKDGDVAMFDGDPFEYTSHVTGVVIEGEVVSTAAR; this is translated from the coding sequence ATGAACGCTCTTGTGAAGACCTTCGCCGCCGCTGCCACCGCAGCGCTCCTCAGCACAACGGCTCTCGCACAGGACATCGCCGTGCGCGGCGAGCAGGTGTGGACCATGGGCCCGCAAGGCGTGATTACGGACGGTGTCGTCGTGATCGAGGATGGCCGCATCACCGCGGTGGGCCCCGCCAGCGACGTGGCCATTCCGCAGGGTATGGAAGTGCTCACCGCGCCCATCGTCACGCCCGGCCTTGTCGATGCGCACTCCACCGTCGGCCTCACCGGCTATCTCAACCAGAGCGACGATCAGGACCAGCTCGATGACAGCGCTCCGGTCCAGCCGCACTTGCGCGCGATCGATGCCTACAACCCGCATGACCGGCTGGTGCAATGGGCGCGCGAGCTCGGCATCACCACCGTTCACACCGGCCACGGACCCGGCGCGCTGATTTCTGGCCAGACGATGATCGTGAAAACCACCGGCAACACGGTCGAAGCCGCGCTGGTGGAAGACGGCACGATGATCGTCGGCAATCTCGGCACATGGGCGCTCAACCGCAATGGCGGCGCTCCCGGCACCCGCGCCCGGCAGATGGCGATGCTCCGGCAGGCGCTGCTCGCCGCACAGGGCGGCGCCGATCCCGAAGAGGATCACCTCGGCCCGGGCGAGCGTGACGAGGACAATCCCGGTCGCCGCAACCTTGAAGAGGAAGCCTTCCGCTCCGTCCTGCGCGGAGAGACCCCGCTGCTCATCACCGCGCACCGCCAGCAGGATATCCAGACCGCCCTGCGCCTTGCCGATGAATTCGATATCGAAGTCATTATCGACGGCGCGGCGGACGCTCACCTGATGCTCGACGAGCTGCGCGAATGGGGCGGCATGGTCATCCTCCACCCGACCATGGCCCGCAATGAAGGCGAGCTCGAAAACGCCGCCTTCACCACCGCCGCGGTGCTGGCAGAGGCCGGCATCCCCTTCGCCCTGCAATCGGGATATGAGGCCTATGTGCCCAAGACCCGCGTCGTATTGTGGGAAGCAGGCTTTGCGGTCGCCAACGGCCTCTCGCCAGAAGACGGCCTCGCCAGCATCACCATAGACGCCGCCCGCATCATCGGCGCAGACGACCGCGTCGGCTCGCTCGAAGTCGGCAAGGACGGCGACGTGGCCATGTTCGACGGCGACCCCTTCGAATACACCAGCCACGTGACAGGCGTGGTAATCGAGGGCGAGGTGGTGAGTACTGCCGCGCGGTAG
- a CDS encoding potassium channel family protein, protein MHDKYEKQRIGKRRFTPIRRAVKIPVWGDLGIRIGTALSLIFLVIMIHWWDRAGLVDNVDGDVSFLDVVYFTMISITTTGFGDIAPVTDRARLVEAVIVTPVRFAVLFIFVGTAYNFIIKRSWEKWRMARIQDQLTDHVVVLGFGVSGAEAVGELIERGADPATIVVMDSSEERLDIAESMGCNVIAADASRDENLEAVRISKAQTVLVSAGRDDASILIVLTVRHLAPNVPISVVVRAADNELLARQAGADNVINPVRFTGLLLAGSARGAHISEYMSDLASVTGRVQLVEREVMPEEIGRPLSDLASGGRGLRIYRNGGACGFWEHEADALQAGDVIVEILPSENGNGEDEDKATEKA, encoded by the coding sequence ATGCACGACAAATATGAGAAGCAGCGGATCGGCAAGCGCCGGTTCACGCCCATCCGTCGTGCCGTGAAGATTCCTGTCTGGGGCGATCTGGGCATACGCATCGGAACGGCGCTTTCGCTGATCTTCCTCGTCATCATGATCCACTGGTGGGATCGCGCTGGCCTGGTCGACAATGTCGATGGCGATGTCAGCTTTCTCGACGTCGTCTATTTCACCATGATCTCCATCACCACCACCGGCTTTGGCGATATCGCGCCCGTCACAGACCGTGCGAGACTGGTGGAAGCGGTGATAGTAACACCCGTTCGTTTTGCAGTGCTCTTCATCTTTGTCGGCACGGCGTATAACTTCATTATCAAGCGCAGTTGGGAGAAGTGGCGGATGGCCCGCATCCAGGATCAGCTCACAGACCATGTCGTGGTGCTCGGCTTCGGCGTCTCCGGCGCGGAAGCGGTTGGCGAACTCATCGAACGCGGGGCCGATCCGGCAACGATCGTTGTGATGGACTCGAGCGAAGAGCGGCTCGACATCGCCGAGAGCATGGGGTGCAACGTGATTGCTGCGGATGCCTCTCGCGATGAGAACCTTGAGGCGGTTCGCATATCCAAGGCGCAGACCGTGCTGGTGTCCGCCGGGCGCGATGATGCTTCGATCCTGATCGTTCTCACCGTGCGCCACCTTGCCCCCAACGTTCCGATAAGCGTCGTGGTGCGGGCTGCGGATAACGAGCTGCTGGCGCGGCAGGCAGGCGCGGACAATGTCATCAACCCCGTTCGCTTTACCGGGCTCCTGCTCGCGGGTTCGGCGCGAGGGGCGCATATCTCCGAGTACATGTCCGACCTCGCTTCTGTCACTGGCCGCGTCCAGCTGGTCGAGCGCGAGGTCATGCCCGAAGAGATCGGCCGCCCGCTGTCCGACCTCGCCTCCGGCGGCCGTGGCCTGCGCATCTATCGCAACGGCGGCGCCTGCGGCTTCTGGGAGCATGAGGCGGACGCGCTGCAAGCAGGCGATGTCATCGTCGAGATCCTGCCGTCCGAGAACGGCAATGGCGAGGACGAGGACAAGGCTACCGAGAAGGCCTAG
- a CDS encoding Crp/Fnr family transcriptional regulator: MVETHTLASRSTNFCQACSVRNRAICADLDDSEIEVLNAIGRRRTLEAGEDLLWEGDEALLVANVITGMLKLSTHTADGKEQILGLAYPSDFLGRPFGETTPHGAQALIPSQVCVFARADFDRFAKEHPKLEHKLLERTLRELDRTRRWMLLLGRMNAEQKVASFLLEMSEQIAPQSADDTMAIELPLTRQQIADILGLTIETVSRQLSTFRKQGLIDLPSRREVILSNRTALEDIAGL; this comes from the coding sequence ATGGTCGAGACACATACACTTGCTTCGCGGTCGACGAATTTCTGTCAGGCCTGCTCTGTGCGCAACCGGGCGATCTGTGCGGATCTGGACGATAGCGAGATTGAAGTTCTCAACGCCATCGGTCGCCGCCGGACGCTTGAAGCGGGCGAAGACCTGCTGTGGGAAGGCGATGAGGCGCTGCTGGTCGCCAATGTCATCACCGGCATGCTCAAGCTCTCAACGCATACGGCTGACGGGAAAGAGCAGATCCTGGGCCTTGCCTATCCTTCCGATTTTCTCGGACGGCCGTTTGGCGAGACGACGCCGCATGGCGCGCAGGCGCTTATCCCGTCGCAAGTGTGCGTATTTGCGCGCGCGGATTTTGACCGGTTTGCGAAGGAACATCCGAAGCTGGAGCACAAGCTGCTCGAACGCACCCTGCGTGAACTGGACCGCACACGCCGCTGGATGCTGCTGCTGGGCCGGATGAATGCCGAGCAGAAGGTCGCCAGCTTCCTTCTCGAAATGTCCGAGCAAATTGCGCCGCAATCTGCCGACGACACCATGGCCATCGAATTGCCGCTGACCCGCCAGCAGATTGCCGATATTCTTGGTCTGACAATTGAGACGGTCAGTCGCCAGCTCAGCACATTCCGCAAACAAGGCCTCATCGATCTGCCATCGCGCCGCGAAGTGATACTCAGCAATCGCACTGCGCTCGAAGATATCGCGGGCCTCTAG
- a CDS encoding class I SAM-dependent DNA methyltransferase produces MGEVDQTKLEKLIADFGESGGGEMANAQLFVERLTGALGVEQPSPAKEETRLNDYVFERGVTFRHPGGSTSTGRIDCYKRDCFIWEAKQSAKREKARATEQLEMAGIEAPQKLGHAKRGTKTWDKVMIAAKKQAEDYARALPDDHAYPPFLLVADIGNVIEVYADFSGQGRNYSQFPDKLNYRLSMDDLRDEEVQDRLRAIWTDPNSLDPTRISAAVTEDIAERLAKIAKSLEKRHDPKDIAEFLMRCLFTMFAEDVELIPDHGFQKLLQQMVETPENFPPALESLWQVMDKGGYAPHLNATLKRFNGSLFKTHRALPLEADDIRELWLASKKDWRDVEPAIFGTLLERALNTKERGKLGAHFTPRVYVERLVVPTIIEPLREDWEEVQALVEDLRRAGKPNAAIEAVRAFHHQLCTTRVLDPACGTGNFLYVSLELMKRLEGEILETLEALGDDEARLLFEGETVNPRQFYGLEINPRAVPIADLVLWIGFLKWQLRTVEVKDLPEPILHAYGTIKEQDAILAYDKQELLRNEDGTPMTRWDGETMKLHPITGEKIPDPDAQVELYSYENPRRADWPEVEFIVGNPPFIGGKDMRAELGDGYAEAAWKARKGVPGGADFVMHFWDEAATRLLAKPPAKVKGENPLRRFGFITTNSITQTFSRRVVEKHMNAKLPLSLVYAVPDHPWMQGVDKAAVRIALTVAVRGERQGKLAEVVHESALNTDTPDVRLESDEGKITSKLKLGADLSKLAILYANDGISSRGVSLHGSGFIVSPQQASGLGREQNAALRKHIREYFNGKDLTARPRGVYAIDLFGLSAKQVQEKYPNLFQYITDNVRAEREGKVGKSPDLAAYAKEWWLFGKTRPELRSALLNLSRYVSTVETSKHRFFQFLDVEILPDNMLVNFAFSDAEKLALMTSRLHTHWALELGGTLGPTPRYNKTKCYNPFPFATLGDTQSAKLDELGSRLDAFRKERLAEHDFLTMTDMYNVLERLRELDAGAEVAPLSDKEKDIHEAGLISVLKDIHDEIDREVFAAYGWEDLGKRLVGKPGATTPSPHKSEDQEEAEEELLTRLVALNQERAAEEKRGLVRWLRPDFQIPRLGHKVSGSEQVEADLGEAVLIEERKWPSDGLEQIRTVRDVLAEAEAPLPAEALATLFKGRTTAKRKARVSEVLETLVATGAARDGDGGYFLPR; encoded by the coding sequence ATGGGGGAAGTCGATCAAACCAAGCTGGAAAAGCTCATCGCCGATTTCGGGGAATCCGGCGGCGGTGAGATGGCGAATGCGCAACTGTTCGTAGAGCGGCTGACGGGCGCGCTTGGCGTGGAGCAACCGTCACCTGCCAAGGAAGAGACCCGGCTGAACGACTACGTTTTTGAGCGCGGCGTTACTTTCCGCCATCCGGGTGGCTCCACCAGCACCGGCCGCATTGATTGCTACAAGCGGGATTGCTTCATTTGGGAGGCCAAGCAATCAGCCAAGCGCGAGAAAGCGCGCGCAACCGAGCAGTTGGAAATGGCTGGCATCGAAGCGCCGCAAAAGCTGGGTCATGCGAAGCGCGGCACGAAGACTTGGGACAAAGTGATGATCGCCGCCAAGAAGCAGGCGGAGGATTACGCCCGCGCCCTGCCGGATGATCATGCTTATCCGCCGTTTCTATTGGTGGCCGATATCGGCAATGTGATCGAAGTCTATGCCGATTTCAGCGGACAGGGGCGCAACTATTCTCAGTTTCCGGACAAGCTGAACTACCGTCTGTCGATGGACGATCTGCGCGATGAGGAAGTCCAGGATCGCCTCCGCGCCATCTGGACCGATCCTAACAGTCTTGATCCCACACGCATTTCTGCTGCGGTTACCGAAGACATTGCAGAACGCCTCGCCAAGATCGCCAAGAGCCTGGAGAAGCGGCACGATCCCAAGGACATTGCCGAATTCCTGATGCGGTGCCTCTTCACGATGTTCGCAGAGGATGTGGAGCTGATCCCCGATCACGGCTTCCAGAAACTGCTTCAACAGATGGTGGAAACGCCGGAGAATTTCCCGCCCGCTCTCGAAAGCCTGTGGCAGGTGATGGACAAGGGCGGTTATGCCCCGCATCTCAACGCCACGCTCAAGCGTTTCAACGGATCGCTGTTCAAGACGCATCGCGCTCTGCCGCTCGAAGCCGACGATATTCGCGAGCTGTGGCTCGCCAGCAAGAAGGACTGGCGCGATGTGGAGCCCGCCATCTTCGGTACGCTGCTCGAACGCGCGCTTAACACCAAAGAACGCGGCAAGCTGGGCGCACATTTCACCCCGCGCGTCTATGTCGAGCGGCTGGTGGTCCCCACCATTATCGAGCCGCTCCGAGAGGATTGGGAGGAAGTGCAGGCATTGGTGGAAGACCTGCGCCGTGCGGGCAAGCCCAATGCTGCGATAGAGGCGGTGCGCGCTTTCCATCACCAGCTCTGCACCACGCGGGTGCTCGACCCCGCCTGTGGAACGGGTAACTTTCTCTACGTGTCGCTGGAACTGATGAAGCGGCTGGAAGGCGAAATCCTCGAAACACTGGAAGCGCTGGGGGATGACGAGGCGCGGCTGCTGTTCGAAGGCGAAACGGTCAATCCGCGCCAGTTTTACGGGCTGGAAATCAATCCGCGTGCCGTGCCGATTGCCGATCTCGTGCTGTGGATCGGCTTCCTGAAATGGCAGCTGCGCACGGTGGAGGTGAAAGACCTGCCCGAACCGATCCTGCATGCCTACGGCACGATCAAGGAACAGGACGCTATCCTCGCTTACGACAAGCAGGAATTGCTGCGGAATGAGGATGGCACGCCGATGACCCGGTGGGATGGGGAGACGATGAAGCTCCACCCGATTACTGGCGAGAAGATTCCCGATCCCGATGCGCAGGTGGAGCTCTACTCATACGAGAACCCGCGTCGCGCCGATTGGCCGGAAGTGGAATTCATCGTCGGCAATCCGCCCTTTATCGGCGGCAAGGACATGCGCGCAGAGCTGGGCGATGGCTATGCCGAAGCCGCATGGAAAGCGCGCAAGGGCGTGCCCGGAGGAGCCGATTTCGTGATGCATTTCTGGGACGAGGCAGCAACGCGCCTGCTCGCCAAACCACCTGCAAAGGTGAAGGGCGAAAACCCGCTGCGCCGTTTCGGCTTCATCACAACCAATTCCATCACCCAGACTTTCAGCCGCCGCGTGGTGGAAAAACATATGAACGCGAAGCTGCCGTTATCGCTGGTCTATGCTGTACCCGATCATCCTTGGATGCAGGGCGTAGATAAAGCTGCGGTGCGAATTGCGTTAACGGTTGCGGTGCGGGGCGAACGGCAGGGCAAGCTGGCTGAGGTGGTGCATGAAAGCGCCTTGAATACGGACACTCCTGACGTGCGACTAGAGAGTGATGAAGGTAAGATCACGAGCAAGCTTAAGCTCGGTGCAGACTTGTCAAAATTGGCAATTCTTTATGCGAATGACGGAATCTCTAGCCGCGGCGTCTCACTGCATGGATCAGGCTTCATTGTTTCGCCGCAACAAGCGTCTGGACTGGGGCGCGAGCAGAACGCTGCGTTACGAAAGCATATAAGAGAATACTTCAACGGAAAGGATCTCACCGCGCGCCCTCGCGGGGTTTACGCAATCGATCTATTCGGCTTGTCAGCCAAACAAGTCCAAGAAAAGTACCCAAATCTTTTTCAGTATATCACCGACAATGTCCGGGCAGAGCGCGAAGGCAAGGTCGGTAAGTCGCCGGACTTGGCAGCCTATGCAAAAGAATGGTGGCTGTTTGGGAAGACGAGGCCCGAATTGAGAAGCGCATTGTTGAACTTGAGTCGATATGTCTCAACCGTTGAGACCTCAAAGCATCGTTTCTTCCAGTTTCTGGATGTAGAGATTCTGCCGGACAATATGCTCGTTAATTTCGCTTTCTCTGACGCAGAGAAACTCGCTTTAATGACGAGCCGCTTGCATACGCATTGGGCGCTCGAACTGGGGGGCACTCTTGGCCCAACCCCGCGATACAACAAAACAAAATGCTACAATCCCTTTCCCTTCGCCACCCTTGGCGACACCCAATCTGCCAAGCTCGATGAACTCGGCAGCCGGCTTGATGCCTTCCGCAAGGAGCGCCTCGCCGAGCACGACTTCCTCACCATGACCGATATGTACAATGTGCTCGAACGCCTGCGTGAGCTGGACGCGGGCGCAGAGGTTGCGCCGCTGTCGGACAAGGAGAAGGATATTCACGAGGCCGGGCTGATTTCCGTGCTCAAGGATATCCATGACGAAATCGACCGCGAGGTGTTCGCCGCATATGGCTGGGAAGACCTTGGAAAGCGGCTCGTCGGCAAGCCCGGCGCGACCACGCCCAGCCCGCACAAGAGCGAGGACCAGGAGGAAGCAGAGGAGGAATTGCTCACGCGCCTCGTCGCGCTCAATCAGGAACGCGCGGCAGAGGAAAAACGCGGACTCGTCCGCTGGCTGCGCCCCGATTTCCAGATCCCACGCCTTGGCCACAAGGTTTCCGGCAGCGAGCAGGTGGAGGCCGACCTTGGCGAAGCGGTGCTGATCGAAGAGCGCAAGTGGCCGAGTGATGGTCTTGAGCAAATCCGCACCGTGCGCGATGTGCTCGCCGAAGCCGAAGCGCCACTGCCCGCAGAAGCGCTCGCCACCCTGTTCAAGGGCCGCACCACCGCCAAGCGTAAAGCGCGCGTGTCCGAAGTTCTGGAAACTTTGGTGGCCACCGGCGCGGCGCGAGATGGCGATGGCGGATACTTCCTGCCGCGCTGA
- the serS gene encoding serine--tRNA ligase encodes MHDIRFIRENPDDFDAALARRGLDPLAGKLHTLDEKRRLLTTQLQEAQSRRNEASKAIGQAMGQGDTDKAEALKAEVAEIKAMMPGLEEQEKALGEELSAALAIIPNLPADDVPQGADESDNVEVSSWGEKRDFAFTPLEHADLAPPLGMDFETGTKLSGARFTFLRGDMARLHRAIAQFMLDQQTRENGYTECNPPVLVNDDAMYGTDKLPKFAEDSFKTSIRKPNPEVYNELMSHLSTKGWPATLDDYSKLVESLKWEDPANRRWLIPTSEVSLTASVAGEIIDDLAEPIRLTAHTLCFRSEAGAAGKDTRGFIRQHQFEKVELVSICKPEDSEAEHERMTECAEGILKALNLPYRKVLLCTGDMGFGARKTYDLEVWLPGQGAYREISSCSNTGAFQARRMNTRYRPEGGKKTDFVHTLNGSGLAVGRTLVAVLENYQQEDGSVIVPDVLAPYMGGVDILRSTQ; translated from the coding sequence ATGCACGATATCCGTTTCATTCGCGAAAACCCGGACGATTTTGACGCCGCATTGGCGCGCCGCGGGCTCGATCCGCTGGCCGGCAAATTGCACACGCTCGATGAAAAACGTCGCCTTCTGACAACGCAGCTGCAGGAGGCGCAGAGCCGCCGCAATGAAGCCTCCAAGGCGATCGGTCAGGCGATGGGCCAGGGCGACACTGACAAGGCCGAAGCGCTGAAAGCCGAAGTGGCCGAGATCAAGGCGATGATGCCGGGTCTGGAAGAGCAGGAGAAAGCTCTCGGCGAAGAACTGAGCGCAGCGCTCGCCATCATCCCCAACCTGCCTGCCGATGACGTGCCCCAGGGCGCAGATGAAAGCGACAATGTCGAAGTCAGCAGCTGGGGCGAGAAGCGCGACTTCGCTTTCACTCCGCTGGAGCATGCCGATCTTGCCCCGCCGCTCGGCATGGATTTCGAAACCGGCACCAAGCTTTCCGGCGCGCGCTTCACTTTCCTGCGCGGCGACATGGCCCGCCTCCATCGCGCCATCGCGCAATTCATGCTGGACCAGCAGACCCGCGAGAATGGCTACACCGAATGCAACCCACCAGTGCTGGTGAATGACGATGCGATGTATGGAACTGACAAGCTGCCCAAGTTTGCCGAGGATAGCTTCAAGACTTCGATAAGAAAGCCCAATCCTGAGGTTTACAACGAGCTAATGAGTCACCTGTCGACCAAGGGGTGGCCCGCAACTCTCGACGACTATTCGAAACTTGTCGAATCCTTGAAGTGGGAAGACCCTGCTAATAGACGCTGGCTCATCCCCACATCCGAAGTCAGCCTCACCGCCTCGGTCGCGGGCGAGATTATCGACGATCTGGCCGAGCCCATTCGCCTTACCGCGCACACGCTCTGTTTCCGCAGCGAAGCGGGTGCGGCAGGCAAGGATACGCGCGGCTTCATACGACAGCACCAGTTCGAGAAGGTCGAGCTCGTCAGCATCTGCAAGCCGGAAGATAGCGAGGCCGAGCATGAACGCATGACCGAATGCGCCGAAGGCATACTGAAAGCGCTGAACCTGCCGTATCGCAAAGTGCTCTTGTGCACCGGCGACATGGGTTTTGGTGCGCGCAAGACGTACGATCTCGAAGTGTGGCTGCCCGGCCAGGGTGCCTATCGTGAGATTTCGTCCTGCTCGAATACCGGGGCTTTCCAGGCGCGACGGATGAATACGCGTTATCGGCCCGAAGGCGGGAAGAAGACCGATTTCGTCCATACGCTGAACGGCTCCGGGCTCGCGGTCGGCCGCACGCTGGTGGCGGTGCTGGAGAACTACCAGCAGGAAGATGGCTCGGTCATCGTGCCGGACGTGCTGGCGCCTTATATGGGCGGTGTTGATATTTTGCGGAGCACGCAGTGA
- the rimO gene encoding 30S ribosomal protein S12 methylthiotransferase RimO — translation MASNSASPIPDQKRVGMVSLGCPKALVDSERILTRLRADGYAMSPDYAGADVVLVNTCGFLDSAKEESLEAIGEAIAENGRVIVTGCMGDEAELIRARYPKVLAITGAHQYEDVVEAVHEAAPPSQGPFIDLVPQPSDQMVKLTPRHYSYLKISEGCNHSCAFCIIPDLRGKLASRRIDAVLREAEKLVAAGTKELLVISQDTSAYGVDTRHETRSWKGREPRAHMTDLARELGQLRTAEGTPPWVRLHYVYPYPHVDAVIPLMAEGLLTPYLDIPFQHAAPSVLKRMRRPANEAKVLERVRKWREICPDLTIRSSFVVGFPGETEEDFQYLLDWLEEAQLDRVGGFRFEPVEGAAANALPDPVPEEVKDERYARLMEVTERISTAKLAAKVGRTLPVIVDEVGEPDEDGDIGATGRSQADAPEIDGEVFLRNVPDTLTAGDIVQVEIEDADAHDLYGVIAPAKR, via the coding sequence ATGGCATCCAACTCCGCCTCCCCAATTCCCGACCAGAAGCGTGTCGGCATGGTCTCGCTCGGCTGCCCCAAGGCGCTGGTCGATTCCGAACGCATCCTCACGCGCCTCCGGGCAGACGGCTATGCGATGTCGCCCGACTATGCCGGCGCCGACGTGGTGCTCGTCAACACCTGCGGCTTCCTCGACTCCGCCAAGGAGGAGAGCCTTGAGGCCATCGGCGAAGCCATCGCCGAGAACGGCCGCGTTATCGTGACCGGCTGTATGGGCGACGAGGCAGAGCTGATCCGCGCCCGCTACCCCAAGGTCCTCGCGATCACCGGCGCGCACCAGTATGAGGACGTGGTCGAGGCCGTGCACGAAGCCGCACCGCCCTCGCAAGGTCCCTTCATCGACCTCGTGCCCCAGCCATCAGACCAGATGGTCAAGCTCACCCCGCGCCACTACTCCTACCTCAAGATCAGCGAGGGGTGTAACCACTCCTGCGCCTTCTGCATCATCCCCGACCTGCGCGGCAAGCTCGCCAGCCGCCGGATCGATGCCGTCCTGCGCGAGGCCGAGAAGCTCGTCGCCGCAGGCACGAAGGAGCTGCTCGTCATCAGCCAGGACACCAGTGCCTACGGTGTCGACACCCGGCACGAGACCCGCAGCTGGAAGGGCCGCGAACCCCGCGCCCACATGACCGACCTCGCCCGCGAGCTTGGCCAGCTGCGCACCGCAGAGGGCACCCCGCCCTGGGTGCGCCTGCACTATGTCTACCCCTACCCCCATGTCGACGCGGTGATCCCGCTCATGGCGGAGGGGCTGCTCACCCCCTATCTCGACATCCCCTTCCAGCACGCCGCACCCAGCGTGCTCAAGCGCATGCGCCGCCCGGCGAACGAGGCCAAGGTGCTCGAGCGCGTGCGCAAGTGGCGCGAAATCTGCCCCGATCTCACCATCCGCTCCAGCTTCGTGGTCGGCTTCCCGGGAGAGACCGAGGAGGACTTCCAGTACCTGCTCGACTGGCTAGAGGAAGCCCAGCTCGACCGCGTCGGCGGCTTCCGCTTCGAACCGGTCGAAGGCGCAGCGGCCAACGCCCTGCCCGATCCGGTGCCCGAAGAGGTGAAGGATGAGCGATACGCGCGGCTGATGGAAGTCACCGAACGCATCAGCACCGCCAAGCTCGCCGCCAAGGTGGGCCGCACGCTCCCCGTGATCGTGGACGAAGTCGGCGAGCCGGATGAGGACGGCGACATAGGCGCCACCGGCCGCAGCCAAGCAGACGCCCCGGAGATCGACGGCGAGGTGTTCCTGCGCAACGTGCCCGATACGCTCACCGCCGGCGACATCGTGCAGGTGGAGATCGAGGACGCCGATGCGCATGATCTGTATGGGGTCATCGCGCCCGCAAAGCGCTGA
- the surE gene encoding 5'/3'-nucleotidase SurE yields MRILLTNDDGIHAPGLAVLEELAAQLSDDVWVCAPAEEQSGAGHSLTLHHPVRLREHGEKRFSVTGTPTDSVNLALRKLFEDKRPDLVLSGVNAGENLGDDITYSGTASAAMEAALAGVPAIALSQAFRDNGPSFSATREWGKRVLEPLTDVTMAKRTLINVNFPALPADKVRGIRVVRQGFHDYSRGSLVQGTDPRGRPYYWFGLQDAEHTLDHGTDLEAVEDGYIAVTPLQLDLTNHGAIGTLAERFAP; encoded by the coding sequence ATGCGCATTCTCCTGACAAATGACGACGGCATCCACGCCCCCGGCCTCGCTGTGCTTGAAGAGCTGGCAGCGCAACTTTCCGACGATGTTTGGGTGTGCGCCCCGGCAGAAGAGCAGTCGGGCGCGGGCCACTCGCTCACACTGCATCACCCCGTGCGCCTGCGCGAGCATGGCGAGAAGCGCTTCTCCGTCACCGGCACGCCGACTGACAGCGTGAACCTCGCACTGCGCAAGCTCTTCGAAGACAAGCGTCCCGACCTCGTCCTGTCGGGCGTGAATGCGGGCGAGAACCTCGGCGATGACATCACCTATTCGGGCACAGCCTCTGCCGCGATGGAAGCGGCGCTGGCTGGCGTCCCGGCCATCGCCCTTAGCCAGGCTTTCCGCGACAACGGGCCGAGCTTTTCGGCGACCCGCGAATGGGGCAAGCGCGTCCTGGAACCGCTGACCGACGTGACGATGGCCAAGCGCACGCTTATCAACGTGAACTTCCCCGCCCTTCCCGCAGACAAGGTCCGCGGCATCCGAGTGGTGCGGCAGGGTTTCCACGATTACTCTCGCGGTTCGCTGGTGCAGGGCACCGATCCGCGCGGACGGCCATACTATTGGTTTGGCTTGCAGGATGCCGAGCACACGCTCGATCACGGCACCGATCTGGAAGCGGTGGAAGATGGCTATATCGCGGTCACGCCATTGCAGCTTGATCTTACCAATCACGGCGCGATAGGAACCTTGGCAGAGCGGTTTGCACCGTGA
- a CDS encoding DUF1761 domain-containing protein: MMNLFDVNWLAVVLGALAGFMVGGIWYGPIMGKKWMGAVGLSEEEIKEGNMAAIYGGAFAFSLLASWTLAHTFATYTVEWSATVKILTAFGVALGFIVPAIGTNYLFSQKSKTLFLIDAGYWLLFYIAMGAVHAWLG, translated from the coding sequence ATGATGAACCTGTTCGATGTGAATTGGCTGGCGGTGGTGCTGGGTGCACTCGCCGGCTTCATGGTGGGCGGCATCTGGTACGGGCCGATCATGGGCAAGAAGTGGATGGGCGCGGTCGGCCTGTCGGAAGAGGAGATCAAGGAAGGCAATATGGCCGCGATCTATGGCGGGGCTTTCGCCTTCTCGCTGCTGGCAAGCTGGACGCTGGCACATACGTTCGCGACCTATACGGTCGAGTGGAGTGCGACCGTAAAGATACTGACCGCCTTCGGCGTGGCGCTCGGCTTCATCGTGCCTGCGATCGGGACGAACTACCTGTTCAGCCAGAAGTCGAAGACGCTGTTCCTCATCGATGCCGGATACTGGCTGCTGTTCTACATTGCGATGGGCGCAGTCCACGCCTGGCTGGGATAG